The following are encoded in a window of Nibricoccus aquaticus genomic DNA:
- a CDS encoding flagellar basal body-associated FliL family protein → MAAKPEAAPAKEAAKEAAPGPDAAAAKPAAKPMAALLPVIAVIVLAPVLSFAIGQFVLIPQLKKQIATMPATAEGDHAAEAEAHAEPAKESGGHGKKGEAAPSGPGNEYLMENIVVNLAGTMGTRYLKTSFLIKGTDKNLRATFEAKKPEIVDISLNVLSSLSLADLEEAGAKNIIREKLILAYNQAIGRRVAEQIYFADFVVQ, encoded by the coding sequence ATGGCCGCAAAACCCGAAGCCGCTCCGGCAAAAGAAGCCGCCAAAGAAGCCGCGCCCGGCCCTGACGCCGCTGCCGCCAAGCCCGCCGCCAAGCCCATGGCTGCGCTTCTCCCGGTCATCGCCGTCATCGTCCTCGCCCCCGTCCTCAGCTTCGCCATCGGCCAGTTCGTGCTCATCCCTCAACTCAAAAAACAAATCGCCACCATGCCCGCCACCGCGGAAGGCGATCACGCCGCCGAGGCCGAAGCCCACGCCGAACCCGCCAAGGAAAGCGGCGGCCACGGCAAAAAAGGCGAAGCCGCCCCCTCCGGTCCAGGCAACGAATACCTGATGGAGAACATCGTCGTGAACCTCGCCGGCACCATGGGCACCCGCTACCTCAAGACTTCCTTCCTCATCAAAGGCACGGACAAAAATCTCCGCGCTACTTTCGAAGCCAAGAAGCCTGAGATCGTGGACATCAGCCTCAACGTCCTCTCCTCGCTCTCCCTCGCCGACCTTGAAGAAGCCGGCGCCAAAAACATCATCCGCGAAAAACTCATCCTCGCCTACAACCAGGCCATCGGCCGCCGCGTCGCCGAGCAGATCTACTTCGCCGACTTCGTCGTCCAATAA
- a CDS encoding flagellar motor switch protein FliM — MADDQTPNFSEVLDQSEIDRLLSEAVVAPKQQIFRADGRKVDANNLPKIETYDFRNPVFLTEVELRRLRLLQEDFIRYLTARLSLFLRMEFALKMAKLTTLTYQKFTDSLPNPTHLCLFKAEPLLGVGILDINPRLALTLVDRMLGGRGHSVKLERYLTEIEVALLEDIIMIILEEWCHQWKHEKELHPQVIGHENNGRFLQTSPKDAIMLGLTLEANFGDCSEQIQIGVPYYTIEPMVKTMQARRQKDSAPGGIALKAEWKPIYEHITIPARAEWDAFELSLREITNLRVGDIIEMPSTIVEQTRVTLNGTPKFMGTVGLESDRVAVKLTKKIVSEETPKPKASPHGR; from the coding sequence ATGGCCGACGATCAAACACCCAACTTCAGCGAAGTCCTCGATCAGAGCGAAATCGACAGACTCCTCTCCGAGGCTGTTGTCGCGCCGAAGCAGCAGATCTTCCGCGCCGACGGTCGCAAGGTTGACGCGAACAACCTGCCCAAGATCGAGACCTACGACTTCCGCAACCCCGTCTTCCTCACCGAAGTCGAGCTGCGCCGCCTCCGCCTCCTCCAGGAAGACTTCATCCGCTACCTCACCGCCCGCCTCTCCCTTTTCCTCCGCATGGAGTTCGCCCTCAAAATGGCGAAGCTCACCACGCTCACGTATCAAAAATTCACGGACAGCCTGCCCAATCCGACCCACCTCTGCCTGTTCAAGGCCGAACCCCTCCTCGGTGTCGGCATCCTCGACATCAATCCGCGCCTGGCCCTCACGCTCGTCGATCGCATGCTCGGCGGCCGCGGCCACTCGGTGAAACTCGAACGCTACCTCACCGAGATCGAGGTAGCCCTCCTCGAAGACATCATCATGATCATCCTCGAAGAGTGGTGCCACCAGTGGAAACACGAGAAAGAGCTCCATCCCCAGGTCATCGGCCACGAGAACAACGGCCGCTTCCTCCAGACTTCTCCGAAAGACGCCATCATGCTCGGCCTCACCCTCGAGGCCAACTTCGGCGACTGCTCCGAACAGATCCAGATCGGCGTCCCTTACTACACCATCGAGCCCATGGTGAAAACCATGCAGGCCCGCCGCCAGAAAGACTCCGCCCCCGGCGGCATCGCCCTCAAGGCTGAGTGGAAACCCATCTACGAACACATCACCATCCCCGCCCGCGCCGAGTGGGATGCCTTCGAACTTTCCCTCCGCGAAATCACCAATCTCCGCGTCGGCGACATCATCGAGATGCCCTCCACCATCGTCGAACAGACCCGCGTCACCCTCAACGGCACGCCTAAATTCATGGGCACCGTCGGACTAGAAAGCGACCGCGTCGCCGTGAAGCTCACCAAGAAAATCGTCTCGGAAGAAACTCCGAAACCCAAAGCCTCTCCCCATGGAAGATAA